A window of the Spirochaetae bacterium HGW-Spirochaetae-1 genome harbors these coding sequences:
- a CDS encoding carbon starvation protein A, with protein MNILVYLGIAIIAYLFAGRFYARFIAKTLGEDDSSPTPAQKVNDGVDYVPTKAYVVFAHHFSSIAGAGPILGPTVAILYGFIPAWLWVVLGGIFMGAVHDFTGLFICMKEGGKSMAEVAKKTMGNTGFNLFISFTILMIILVTSSFLNATSMSLTSLWPVDKLGVTDSDTILKTVTVDGVVMGKIGGIASTSVIFITLLSPFLGWLIYKKNISSFLAIPLATAICVLSVYMGILHPIALPAKTWMIIVSVYVFLAAGAPVWIILQPRDFINSQILFGGLILMFVAILKGGMEGFVISMPNFNLDEGVKSLGLIWPMMFITIACGAISGFHALVSGGTTSKQLEHETDARKVGFNAMLLESALAVCVLIALGATLSFADYKSIVWPTDPGVKSNPILGFALGAGHLFNQALGIRISLSTVFGILLVEGFVITTLDTAVRLNRYLFEELWAILFKNPPAIMKKFWFNSGLSVILMWVLAYSNAFSALWPIFGTANQLLAALALFAVSSWLLMRGKKFVFTLLPGIFMMVTTMASLVILFFNYQKKGNYILMVTDALLFALSIGVVYLVINRFTRHKQTA; from the coding sequence ATGAATATTCTCGTATATCTTGGAATTGCGATAATTGCGTACCTCTTCGCCGGTCGTTTTTATGCACGTTTCATAGCAAAAACACTGGGTGAAGATGATTCCAGTCCAACTCCTGCGCAAAAAGTCAATGACGGCGTGGATTATGTGCCCACGAAGGCCTACGTGGTTTTTGCCCACCACTTTTCCAGCATCGCCGGGGCCGGTCCCATCCTGGGCCCCACGGTAGCCATATTATACGGCTTTATACCGGCATGGCTCTGGGTTGTCCTGGGCGGCATATTTATGGGAGCCGTTCACGACTTCACCGGTCTGTTCATCTGCATGAAAGAGGGCGGCAAATCCATGGCGGAAGTGGCAAAGAAAACCATGGGGAACACGGGATTCAATCTTTTCATATCCTTTACCATTCTCATGATAATCCTGGTGACATCGTCATTTTTAAATGCCACATCCATGTCCCTCACTTCGCTCTGGCCTGTTGACAAACTGGGAGTAACCGATTCCGACACCATTCTTAAAACTGTGACGGTGGATGGTGTGGTCATGGGAAAAATCGGCGGCATCGCCTCCACGTCGGTTATTTTCATAACTCTTTTATCGCCTTTTCTCGGATGGCTGATTTATAAAAAAAATATATCTTCTTTTCTCGCCATTCCCCTTGCAACGGCAATATGCGTCCTGTCAGTATATATGGGCATTCTTCACCCCATAGCGCTGCCGGCTAAAACATGGATGATAATTGTCTCTGTTTATGTTTTTCTCGCAGCGGGAGCCCCGGTATGGATTATTCTACAGCCCAGAGACTTCATCAACTCGCAGATTCTTTTCGGCGGCCTCATCCTCATGTTCGTAGCCATACTGAAGGGAGGCATGGAAGGCTTTGTCATATCCATGCCCAATTTCAATCTCGACGAGGGGGTTAAAAGCCTGGGACTGATCTGGCCCATGATGTTCATAACCATAGCCTGCGGAGCCATATCGGGATTTCATGCCCTTGTATCGGGAGGAACGACATCCAAGCAGCTTGAACATGAAACAGATGCCCGCAAGGTCGGCTTCAATGCCATGCTCCTCGAGTCCGCCCTGGCAGTGTGCGTACTTATCGCCCTGGGAGCCACCCTTTCTTTCGCCGATTACAAATCAATTGTATGGCCTACGGACCCCGGCGTTAAATCAAACCCCATCCTGGGTTTTGCCCTGGGAGCCGGGCATCTCTTCAACCAGGCACTGGGTATTCGTATCTCCCTGAGTACCGTATTCGGCATACTTCTTGTGGAGGGCTTTGTCATTACGACACTGGATACGGCAGTCCGCCTTAACCGCTATCTTTTCGAAGAACTCTGGGCAATCCTGTTTAAAAATCCCCCCGCTATCATGAAAAAATTCTGGTTCAACTCGGGGCTGTCAGTTATTCTCATGTGGGTCCTGGCCTACAGCAATGCCTTCAGCGCCCTGTGGCCCATCTTCGGTACAGCCAACCAGCTGCTGGCTGCCCTGGCCCTCTTTGCCGTCTCGAGCTGGCTGCTGATGAGGGGGAAAAAATTTGTCTTCACGCTCCTGCCGGGGATATTCATGATGGTCACCACCATGGCATCGCTGGTGATACTGTTCTTCAATTACCAGAAAAAGGGAAATTACATCCTCATGGTTACCGATGCCCTGCTCTTCGCCTTATCCATCGGCGTCGTATACCTGGTCATAAACCGATTCACGCGTCATAAACAAACAGCATAG
- a CDS encoding nitroreductase: protein MNAPSETFSPIGTYREGMPWNAVEKIIMERRSIRSFKKEPLPDSMIRRILEAGRFAPSAGNMQPWRFIVVNDPEILAKMEKDALRIAKLFMFLLDYTRGGRLRRFITKPMAKISIRVLPNELHAVPFSLLSMIAQGKTLIFHGAPTIILLVEDKRGVSVPAIDIGICGQNMALTAHSLGAGSCWIGLIKLLMYYPKWRKQFGIKFPYRLEVCMALGWQKPRADGMVPRETQVVEWYRKGSGGQPIFDNQGE, encoded by the coding sequence TGAATGCACCAAGTGAAACTTTTTCGCCGATTGGCACATACAGAGAAGGAATGCCGTGGAACGCCGTTGAAAAAATAATCATGGAACGGAGAAGCATCCGGTCTTTCAAAAAGGAACCGCTGCCCGACAGTATGATCCGGAGAATTCTCGAGGCCGGAAGGTTCGCTCCTTCGGCGGGCAATATGCAGCCCTGGCGCTTTATCGTAGTAAATGACCCGGAAATACTGGCAAAAATGGAGAAGGACGCACTGCGGATAGCCAAGCTCTTCATGTTCCTGCTGGATTACACACGAGGCGGCCGACTCAGACGTTTCATAACCAAACCCATGGCTAAAATATCCATCAGGGTCCTTCCTAATGAACTGCATGCCGTCCCTTTCAGTCTGCTGTCCATGATAGCCCAGGGAAAAACCCTTATTTTCCACGGCGCCCCCACTATCATCCTTCTTGTAGAAGATAAGCGCGGTGTTTCTGTGCCTGCCATCGACATCGGTATCTGCGGTCAGAACATGGCCCTCACAGCCCATAGTTTGGGAGCCGGCAGTTGCTGGATAGGACTGATCAAGCTGCTCATGTACTATCCGAAATGGAGAAAACAGTTCGGCATTAAATTCCCCTACCGCCTTGAAGTCTGCATGGCACTGGGCTGGCAGAAACCCCGGGCCGACGGCATGGTTCCCCGGGAGACCCAGGTAGTGGAATGGTATAGAAAAGGCAGCGGCGGACAGCCTATTTTTGACAACCAGGGAGAATAA